From a single Brassica rapa cultivar Chiifu-401-42 chromosome A01, CAAS_Brap_v3.01, whole genome shotgun sequence genomic region:
- the LOC103837012 gene encoding receptor-like protein kinase HAIKU2 — translation MFRQLFIVRLLFLLPLASSSSNHKRELKNLLKLKSTFQETEPNSVFATWTHRKPPCEFSGITCNSGGNVVEINLESQSLNNGYNNNTSDLPFDSICDLKFLEKLVLGNNALSGKILKNLRSCKRLRYLDLGINNFSGEFPAIDSLRLLEFLSLNASGISGRFPWKSLKSLNRLSFLSVGDNRFDPHPFPGEILNLRGLSWLYMSNISITGEIPEGVKNLVLLQNLEISDNRISGEIPKGIVQLINLKRFEVYNNSLTGKLPLGFGNLTNLKYFDASNNSLEGDLSELRSLKNLVSLGLYENRLTGVIPREFGDFKSLAALSLYRNKLTGKLPEELGSWTGFSYIDVSENCLEGQIPPDMCKKGAMTHLLMLQNRFTGQFPESYAECKTLIRIRVSNNSLSGMVPYGIWGLPKLQFLDLASNRFEGPFTDDIGNAKSLGSLDLSSNLFSGSIPSQISEADSLVSVNIRMNKFSGQVPDSLGKLKELSSLYLDKNNLSGDIPESLGLCGSLVVLNLAGNSLSGRIPGSLGSLRLLKSFNLSENRLTGLIPVALSTLKLSLLDLSNNELSGSVPDSLISGSFVGNSGLCSSKISYLHPCVGPRGYIGTTKHLSKLEICYITAAVLVLFLLFCYVIYKVKKDRLNRTARNKNNWLVSSFRLLNLNEMEIIDKIKPENLIGRGGHGDVYRVTLRNGETLAVKHIVGTDTCNREFEAEVATLSNVKHINVVKLFCSITSEDSKLLVYEFMTNGSLWEQLHERRGDQEIGWRVRQAIALGAAKGLEYLHHGLDQPVIHRDVKSSNILLDEEWRPRIADFGLSKIIQSDSVQRDVSSSIVEGTLGYIAPEYAYTTKVNEKSDVYSFGVVLMELVTGKKPTEVEFGENRDIVSWVLSRSKEMEKEKMMELIDPVIEYEYKEDALKVLTIALLCTGKSPQVRPFMKSVVRMLETTGTSYDKSNGEASHGVSDSVEITEGL, via the exons ATGTTCCGACAACTATTTATCGTCCGCCTTCTCTTTCTACTACCCCTCGCTTCATCGAGCTCCAACCATAAAAGAGAACTCAAGAATCTCCTCAAACTAAAATCCACATTTCAAGAAACAGAACCAAACTCCGTCTTCGCCACCTGGACTCACCGGAAACCGCCTTGTGAGTTCTCCGGAATCACCTGTAACTCCGGTGGAAACGTCGTCGAGATCAACCTCGAAAGCCAGAGCCTAAACAACGGATATAATAACAATACTTCCGATCTTCCTTTCGACTCAATCTGCGACTTAAAGTTTCTCGAGAAGCTAGTTCTTGGAAACAACGCCTTAAGCGGCAAGATTCTCAAGAATCTCAGGAGCTGTAAGCGTCTGAGATACTTAGACCTAGGAATCAACAACTTCTCAGGCGAGTTTCCGGCGATCGATTCTTTACGGTTACTAGAGTTTTTAAGCTTAAACGCCTCAGGAATCTCCGGGAGATTCCCATGGAAGTCTCTGAAAAGCTTGAATAGGTTGAGTTTCTTGAGCGTGGGAGATAACCGGTTCGATCCTCATCCATTTCCAGGAGAGATCCTAAATCTCAGAGGTTTGAGTTGGCTTTACATGAGCAACATCAGCATCACCGGTGAGATTCCAGAGGGAGTCAAGAACCTTGTTCTCTTACAAAACCTTGAGATCTCTGATAACAGAATCTCCGGTGAGATTCCTAAGGGAATAGTTCAGCTTATAAACCTAAAGCGGTTTGAGGTTTATAACAATTCCTTGACTGGCAAGTTACCATTAGGGTTTGGGAATTTGACGAATCTGAAGTACTTTGATGCATCTAACAACTCATTAGAAGGTGATTTGTCAGAGCTAAGGTCCTTAAAGAACCTTGTATCTCTCGGCTTGTACGAAAACCGACTCACCGGTGTGATCCCAAGAGAGTTTGGAGATTTCAAGAGTTTAGCTGCTTTGTCTCTTTACAGAAACAAGCTCACAGGGAAGCTACCGGAGGAACTCGGATCTTGGACTGGTTTTAGTTACATAGACGTGTCTGAGAACTGCTTGGAAGGTCAGATTCCTCCTGATATGTGCAAGAAAGGCGCAATGACGCATCTTCTTATGTTGCAGAACAGATTCACAGGACAGTTTCCTGAGAGCTATGCTGAATGCAAGACTCTGATACGTATCCGTGTAAGCAACAACTCTCTCTCTGGTATGGTTCCATATGGGATTTGGGGTTTGCCTAAGCTCCAGTTTCTTGATCTTGCTTCTAACCGTTTCGAAGGACCTTTCACTGATGATATTGGTAACGCCAAGTCTCTTGGCTCTTTAGATTTGAGCAGCAATTTGTTTTCAGGTTCTATACCGTCTCAGATCTCAGAAGCTGACTCGCTGGTCTCGGTGAACATTCGTATGAACAAGTTTTCAGGGCAAGTCCCTGACTCTTTAGGAAAGCTTAAGGAGCTTTCAAGTCTCTATCTTGACAAGAACAATCTATCTGGTGATATACCAGAGTCGTTAGGCTTGTGTGGATCTCTGGTTGTTCTAAACCTAGCTGGAAACTCACTCTCTGGGAGAATCCCTGGAAGCTTAGGATCTTTACGGTTATTGAAATCTTTTAATCTATCAGAAAACAGACTAACCGGATTGATTCCGGTTGCTTTATCAACTCTTAAGCTAAGCTTACTTGACTTATCCAACAACGAGTTGTCCGGTTCTGTTCCTGACTCACTAATAAGTGGAAGCTTTGTCGGAAACTCAGGTCTGTGCAGCTCAAAGATATCATATCTTCACCCATGTGTAGGACCTCGAGGTTACATTGGGACAACAAAACACTTGTCTAAACTTGAGATCTGTTATATCACCGCTGCAGTACTTGTTCTGTTTCTTTTATTCTGTTACGTGATCTACAAGGTAAAGAAAGATAGGTTAAATCGCACGGCTCGGAATAAGAACAACTGGCTAGTGAGCTCTTTCAGGTTACTAAACTTGAACGAAATGGAAATCATCGATAAGATCAAGCCAGAGAATCTCATAGGCAGAGGCGGTCACGGGGATGTCTACAGAGTAACCCTAAGGAACGGTGAAACCCTAGCTGTTAAGCACATCGTGGGAACAGATACTTGTAACCGAGAATTTGAGGCAGAAGTTGCAACGTTGAGCAATGTAAAACACATAAACGTTGTGAAGTTGTTCTGCAGCATAACGAGTGAGGATAGTAAGTTACTTGTCTATGAGTTTATGACTAATGGAAGTTTGTGGGAGCAGTTGCACGAGCGGCGTGGTGATCAAGAGATTGGTTGGCGTGTGAGACAAGCAATAGCTTTAGGAGCTGCTAAAGGGTTAGAGTATCTGCACCATGGATTAGACCAGCCTGTGATACATCGTGACGTGAAGTCTAGTAATATATTGCTTGATGAGGAGTGGAGACCGAGGATTGCTGATTTTGGATTGTCTAAAATCATTCAGTCTGATTCAGTTCAACGAGATGTGTCTTCTTCTATCGTTGAAGGAACTCTCGGCTACATTGCCCCCG AATATGCATACACAACTAAAGTGAATGAGAAGAGCGATGTTTACAGTTTTGGGGTGGTGCTAATGGAGTTGGTGACGGGGAAGAAGCCAACGGAGGTTGAGTTCGGTGAGAATAGAGACATTGTCTCGTGGGTTTTGAGCCGGAGCAAGGAGATGgagaaagagaagatgatgGAACTAATCGACCCGGTCATAGAATATGAATACAAGGAGGATGCTCTTAAAGTATTGACTATTGCTTTGTTATGTACTGGCAAGTCTCCTCAGGTTAGACCGTTTATGAAATCAGTGGTTCGAATGCTGGAGACAACAGGGACTTCTTACGACAAAAGCAACGGAGAAGCAAGTCATGGTGTGAGTGATAGTGTTGAGATTACTGAAGGTTTATAG
- the LOC103837023 gene encoding uncharacterized protein LOC103837023 — MDPCSFVRIIVGNLTVRFPATSPSSSSSSEPSVSGINPSTPNCYCKIRFKNFPRQIASVPVMLRTESESETRSSGNISTVAACFSLSKAQIEAALKKPNWSVLSIETYSRVGDGVSGASCGLASGSEKLLGRFEVSIDLKSAETKTCLAHNGWVALRRSKKGGKSGSDPELHLTVRVEPDPRFVFQFDGEPECSPQVFQVQGNTKQAVFTCKFGARSSNSGDRNQLGSSSMRSEKEQPSKERKGWSVTVHDLSGSPVAMASMVTPFVPSPGSNRVNRSSPGAWLILRPDGCTWKPWGRLEAWRESGYSSDALGYRFELFQDGIATAVSASSSISLKNGGSFVIDVTGGNTTAASTPTTSPQGSWDLGSGSSAGSRPASRPGSGSGSDFGYLLPQHPAQSRGFVMSASVEGVGKRSKPEVEVGVTHVTCTEDAAAHVALAAAVDLSLDACRLFSQKLRKELRQQSQLGVV; from the coding sequence ATGGATCCGTGCTCTTTCGTACGGATCATAGTCGGTAACTTGACCGTTAGGTTCCCGGCGACGTctccgtcttcttcttcttcatccgaaCCGTCTGTTTCCGGAATCAACCCTTCGACTCCTAACTGCTACTGCAAAATCAGATTCAAGAACTTCCCTCGCCAGATCGCTTCTGTTCCGGTCATgctccgaaccgaatccgaatccGAGACGCGCTCCTCCGGTAACATCTCAACCGTCGCCGCTTGCTTCAGCCTTAGCAAAGCTCAGATCGAGGCGGCACTTAAGAAGCCTAATTGGAGCGTCCTCTCAATCGAGACTTACTCGCGCGTCGGCGATGGCGTTAGCGGCGCGTCGTGTGGACTCGCTTCGGGGAGCGAGAAGTTGCTCGGTAGATTCGAGGTTTCGATTGATTTAAAATCTGCGGAGACGAAGACGTGTTTGGCTCACAACGGATGGGTTGCTTTGAGGAGGTCTAAGAAAGGGGGAAAGTCAGGATCCGATCCGGAGCTCCATTTGACCGTGCGGGTTGAACCCGACCCGAGATTCGTGTTTCAGTTCGACGGCGAGCCGGAGTGCAGCCCTCAGGTTTTCCAAGTGCAAGGGAACACGAAACAAGCCGTGTTCACTTGCAAGTTCGGCGCGAGAAGTTCCAACTCCGGCGATCGGAATCAGTTAGGCAGTTCTTCGATGAGATCGGAGAAAGAGCAACCGTCGAAAGAGAGGAAAGGCTGGTCCGTAACTGTCCACGATCTCTCCGGTTCACCCGTAGCGATGGCCTCTATGGTCACACCTTTCGTACCGTCTCCCGGTTCTAACCGCGTGAACCGGTCGAGTCCCGGCGCGTGGCTCATTCTCCGACCCGACGGTTGCACGTGGAAGCCGTGGGGGAGATTAGAGGCGTGGCGTGAGTCCGGTTACTCCTCCGACGCGCTAGGTTACCGTTTCGAGCTTTTCCAAGACGGAATCGCCACCGCGGTTTCCGCATCGTCGTCTATCAGTTTGAAAAATGGCGGGAGTTTTGTTATTGATGTCACCGGCGGGAACACCACGGCGGCTTCTACGCCGACAACGAGTCCTCAGGGAAGCTGGGATCTTGGATCCGGATCCAGCGCCGGGTCGAGGCCCGCGTCGAGGCCAGGGTCAGGATCCGGGTCGGATTTTGGGTATCTGCTGCCGCAGCATCCGGCGCAGAGCAGAGGGTTCGTGATGTCGGCTTCGGTGGAAGGAGTGGGGAAACGGAGTAAACCTGAGGTGGAAGTGGGTGTGACGCACGTGACGTGCACGGAGGATGCAGCAGCGCACGTGGCGTTGGCTGCGGCGGTGGATCTGAGTTTGGACGCTTGCAGGCTGTTTTCTCAGAAGCTAAGGAAAGAGCTGAGACAGCAAAGCCAGCTTGGTGTCGTTTGA
- the LOC103837034 gene encoding 40S ribosomal protein S20-2 produces MAYAPPTKQGKTEFEKPQEQIHKIGITLSSKNVKNLEKVCTDLVRGAKDKRLRVKGPVRMPTKVLKVTTRKAPCGEGNNTWDRFELRVHKRVIDLFSSPDVVKQITSITIEPGVEVEVTIADSFMRFNSQSCL; encoded by the coding sequence ATGGCTTACGCACCACCAACGAAGCAAGGAAAGACTGAATTTGAGAAGCCACAAGAGCAGATTCACAAGATCGGAATCACTCTCTCCTCAAAGAACGTCAAAAACCTTGAGAAGGTGTGCACTGACTTGGTCCGTGGTGCCAAAGACAAGAGATTGAGAGTGAAAGGACCAGTGAGGATGCCAACTAAAGTTCTCAAAGTTACCACAAGAAAAGCTCCTTGTGGTGAAGGAAACAACACATGGGACAGGTTCGAGCTCCGTGTACACAAGCGTGTGATCGATCTCTTCAGCTCTCCTGATGTTGTGAAGCAGATCACTTCCATCACCATTGAGCCTGGTGTTGAGGTCGAGGTCACCATTGCTGATTCATTCATGCGCTTTAATTCACAATCTTGTCTTTGA